ATGCTGGTTTCCATATCTGTTACAAATAAAACACAAAGTTATAAATCTTAAAAACGACTGATAAGCGAAAACGATATAGTTTCACAAAATAAACGATATTTGTGGGCACAACCACCTAATACGCCCGGATGCAGAGAAAAAACAAGACCCTCGGGGAGTTCATCATTGAGAACCAGCAGGAATTCCAGTATTCCACGGGCGAATTGTCCAAACTGATCAACGCGATCCGCCTTGCAGCCAAGGTGGTTAACCACGAGGTGAATAAGGCCGGGCTGGTGGACATCCTGGGAGCTGCCGGCGAAACGAATATCCAGGGTGAGAGCCAGCAGAAACTCGATGTGCTGGCCAATGAAAAATTCAAACAGACATTGCAGAACCGGGAGATCGTCTGCGGCATTGCCTCGGAGGAAGAAGACGATTTCATCACCATCAATTCCCAGGACGAACAGCACCAAAACAAATACGTCGTACTGATAGACCCCCTGGACGGCTCGTCAAATATCGACGTGAATGTGTCGGTGGGAACCATATTTTCGATCTACCGGCGGGTCACCCCCATCGGGTCGCCTGTGTCCCTGGAGGACTTTTTGCAACCCGGGGTGAACCAGGTAGCGGCCGGGTATATTATCTACGGCACCTCCACGATGCTCGTCTATACCACCGGGCACGGGGTAAACGGCTTTACCCTCAACCCGGCCATCGGCACGTTTTACCTCTCCCACCCCAACATGCAGTTTCCGGAAACGGGCCGTATCTACTCGGTCAACGAAGGGAATTACACGCACTTTCCGCAGGGGGTCAAAGACTATATCAAATACTGCCAGAAGGAAGAGGACGACCGGCCCTACACGTCCCGGTACATCGGTTCCCTGGTATCGGATTTCCACCGGAATATGATCAAGGGGGGCATCTACATCTACCCAAAGAGCAGTACGGCCTTCAACGGCAAACTCCGGTTGCTCTACGAATGCAACCCAATGGCTTACCTGGCCGAACAGGCCGGGGGCAGGGCATCGGACGGGTACCGCCGGATCCTGGAGATTACGCCTACAGAACTGCACCAGCGCGTGCCGTTTTTCTGCGGGAGCCGTAAAATGGTGGAGAAAGCCGAGTCCTTTATGGCGCAATACGCCTGAGCCCGGGGGTGAGAACGGGGCAGAGGAACGGCCATCGCAATTCTTCCGGCACTTTACTTCCGGCGCTCCATGAGCAGCAGGTAGTCTTCAAACGGAATCTGCCCGCTGAAAATTTCCGTAGAACTTTTAAGCACCTTGTCGGCCATTTCTGAGCTGAAGCCGATCCCGATAGCGTACTTGCGTACCAGATCCTCTTCTTCCGCGTCGATTCCGTGGTCCGAGAAGATGATCCGGAAGAAATCGTAGAGCCGCTCGTAGCGCTTCTTCATCTCGAAGGGGGCCTCAATCGGGTATTTGTTTTCCTTCTTCATCACCTCCTTATATTCGGCATCGGTGATATTGAGTTTCTGGGCAAAACGGTCCAGGATTTCCTTTTCCGCCGGGTTGACCGCTCCGTCAACGGCCGCCAGGGAGGCGATGGCTGCAAAGTGCGCCAGGTTGCGGCGTTTCTCGGAGTGGTTGTATAAATCTAAAATGGGCATGGTCTGCAATGCGTTTATCTCTGCAAATATATTTCTTTTCAAAGGATTTGCCCGCTTCCCCGAAGGGTTTTAACCCTTCATGGCGCAAAGATTTACAGGTCCCTTAGAAGGGGGTTTTACCATGGGTTCCCACGGGGGAAACACAACGGGTAATGCCGGCCAAATCGAAACGGACGCCAAACGTTCGGGGTCCTTCCTGTTCCCGGAATTCCGTACCTTCACACAGCTATGGAAAAACCGCTTCTGGAATTCACCGACAGGGGCATTTACTGCCCGCCTGCCGACGTCTACCTGGACCCCTGGAAACCCGTGGACCGCGCCCTGATTTCCCACGGCCATGCCGACCACAGCCGGCCCGGTCACGGCCGGTATATCACCCATCATAGAAACGTACCGATTATCCGCCACCGGCTGGGCGATATCCGCGTCAGTGGCCGGGAATGGGGGGAATCCTTTACCGTCAACGGCGTGCGCTTTAGTTTTCACCCGGCCGGACATATTATCGGATCGTCCCAGATTCGGGCGGAATACCAGGGGGAAGTCTGGGTGTTTTCGGGCGACTATAAAACCGAAGACGACGGCCTGGCCACGCCGTATGAACCTGTGCGTTGCCATAGTTTTATCACGGAATGCACATTTGGGTTGCCGGCGTTTAAATGGCGGCCGCAAGCGGAAGTACTGGGGGATATCAACGCCTGGTGGGCGCGGAACCGGGAAGGGGGGAAAACCTCCGTTTTGCTCGCCTATTCCCTGGGAAAAGCCCAACGACTCCTGGCTGGCCTGGACCCGGACATCGGCCGGATCTATACCCACGGGGCCATTGAAAATATGACGGAAGTACTGCGCCCGCTGGCCGGATTCCCGGAAACCACCCGGGTAACCGGGGAAACCACGAGGGAGGAACTCCGCGGCAACCTCGTTCTGGCCCCGCCCAGCGCCCATGGCAGTACCTGGATGCGGCGGATGGTGCCCTATGAGGTAGCCGCTGCCAGCGGCTGGATGGCTTTTCGGGGGGCAAGGCGCCGGCGTGCGGTAGACCAGGGTTTTGTCCTGAGCGACCACTGCGACTGGCAGGGGCTGCTTGATAGCATCCGGGCCACCGGGGCGGAGCGCGTCATCTGCACGCACGGATACGCCCATATTTTTTCGCGCTTCCTGGCCGAAAACGGGTACGACGCACGTACAGAGGAAACCCAATACGAGGGGGAAACCCCCGAAAACGACACGCAGGTAGTGACATGAGGGCATTTGCGGAACTCATACGGACCCTGGATGCCACCAACAAGACGAACGTCAAGGTGGATGCCCTGAGCAGCTACTTCGACAGCGCCCCGGGGCCGGATAAGGTCTGGACCATCGCCATCCTTTCGCACCGCCGCCCACCCCGTCCGGTCAATACCCGCCTGCTTCGGGAATGGGCGTCGGAACTGGCGGGCATCCCGCTCTGGCTATTCGAGGAGAGTTACCATATCGTGGGCGATCTGGCTGAGACTATCGCCCTGGTGATCCCGCAGTCGGGGAACCCGGATTCGGGAGCCCGTTCCCTGTCCGATTACCTGGAGGACATCGTGGCGCTCAGGGGCCGTGAAGAATCCGGAAAAAAAGCCTACCTCCAGGAAAACTGGCAAAAACTGGGGTTCTATGAGCGATTTGTCCTCACCAAATTCATGACGGGCGGCTTCCGGATCGGGATCAGCCAGAAACTCATGACCCGGGCCCTGTCGCAGGCCACGGGCATCGGGGAAGACCTGCTCGCCTTCCGGCTGATGGGCAATTGGGACCCGGCCAATACGAGTTTCCAAGAGTTGGTGTTGCAGGAGCAGCAGGCCGAAAATCAGTCCCGACCCTACCCCTTCTACCTGGCCTATCCGGTGGATGAGACGCCCGAAGACCTGGGGGATCCCTCGGCATGGCTGATGGAGCACAAATGGGATGGGATCCGGGCGCAACTCATTGTGCGCGGGGGGACCCATTTCCTCTGGAGTCGGGGCGAAGAGTTGATCACCGGGAGCTACCCGGAACTCGCGGACCTGGCGGAGGCCCTGCCCGACGGCACGGTCATCGACGGGGAGATACTGCCCTACCCCAAGGGACAGGTAGGAAGCTTCAACGACCTGCAAAAGCGACTGGGCCGTAAAAAAGTCACCAACGCCCTGCTTCAGAAGATTCCGGTAATCCTCAGGGCCTACGACCTGCTGGAATGGAAAGGCAAGGACATTCGGGACCTGCCCTATACGGAGCGCCGGGCCCTGCTCGACCCGCTGATCGAACCCCTGCAGGCAGACCCCAACTTGCCGGCAGACCTCTCGGCAACGCTGGAAATCAAGGACTGGGATGCGGCCCGGAAAGAACGCGGGCGGGCACGGGAACTCCGGAGCGAGGGGCTCATGCTCAAACGACGGGCATCGGCTTACGGCGTGGGAAGGAAAAAAGGGGATTGGTGGAAGTGGAAGGTAGACCCCTTCACGGTGGATGCCGTGCTCACCTATGCCATGCGCGGCCATGGACGGCGCAGCAACCTTTTTACGGATTACACCTTTGCGCTCTGGGCCGATACGGAAAACGGCCGCGAGCTGGTTACGTTTGCCAAGGCGTATTCCGGACTGACGGATGCCGAATTCCGGCAGGTGGATGCCTGGATCAAGCGGAATACCCTGGAGCGTTTTGGTCCGGTCCGTTCCGTGAAGCCCGAACACGTTTTTGAAATTGCCTTTGAGGGGATTGCCCGGTCCGGGCGGCATAAAAGCGGCTTTGCCACCCGTTTTCCGCGGATCGTCCGCTGGCGGAAAGACAAACCCATTTCCGAGGCAAACACGCTTGCGGAACTCGAAAACATGATCCCCTGAACCATGGCAGGCCCCAAGCACCCTACCGGGCAACCCCCGGATACCGACGCCCTGATGGCCATCGCCTCCGATTGGTTTAAACGGCAAGGCTGGGACCCATTCCCCTTCCAGCACAAGACCTGGGCCGCCTTTATGGAGGGCCGCCACGGCTTGTTGAACGCCCCCACCGGAAGCGGGAAAACCTACGCCCTCTGGTTCCCGATCCTCCTGGAGTATATGCGGCAGCACCCAAATTTCCGGGATGGGCACAAAAAAGGTCTCAAGGCCATCTGGATCACCCCGCTGCGCGCCCTGTCCCGGGAAATCCACCAATCGGCCGAACGAATCACCCGGGACCTCGACATCCCATTTGAGGTGGGGATACGGACCGGCGACACCTCCAGTGCCGAACGCGCCCGGCAACGCAAGATCCTCCCCGACCTGCTGATCACCACCCCGGAAAGCCTGCAGTTGCTCCTGGCCACCAAGGGCTATAAAAAGCTGTTCGCGGACTGCTATGCCATTGTCGTGGACGAGTGGCATGAACTGCTCGGCAGCAAACGAGGGGTACAGATGGAGCTGGCCCTCTCCCGCCTGAAAACCATTTGTCCTGCCCTGCGGATCTGGGGGATTTCCGCCACCATCGGCAACCTGGAACAGGCCCGGCAGGTGTTGCTCGGTCCGGAATCCGGCGCCCTGGAAAATTCCGTGCTGATCCGCGCGCAAATCGACAAGAAAATTACGGTCCGGAGTATTATCCCGGATACGATGGAGACCTTTCCCTGGCGGGGCCACCTAGGGCTCCACCTCCTGGAACACGTCATCCCGATTATCCGGAACAGCAAGACCACGCTGCTCTTTACCAATACCCGGGGCCAATGCGAGATCTGGTTCCGGGCCTTGCTGGAAAAACACCCGGAACTCGCCGGGGACATTGCCATGCACCACGGGAGCATCGACAAGGCCACCCGGAACTGGGTGGAACAGGCCATCCGGAACGAAAGCCTCCGCGCCGTGGTCTGCACCTCCAGCCTGGACCTGGGCGTGGATTTTGCACCCGTGGAGACCGTGGTGCAGATTGGCGGGCCCAAGGGGGTGGCCCGGTTTCTGCAGCGGGCCGGCCGGTCCGGGCATCGGCCGGGGAGGGAAAGCGTCATCTATTTCCTGCCCACCCACGCCATGGAACTCATCGAGGCCTCCGCCCTGCAACAGGCCGTTCGCAAGCAGGCCGTGGAAGACCGCATCCCGTACCTGGCCAGTTACGACGTCCTGGTCCAGTACCTGACTACCCTGGCCGTGTCGGATGGCTTCCTGCCGGAGGAAATCTACCGGGAGGTGACCGGAACGTTCTGCTACCAGGCCATGAGCCGGGAAGACTGGGAATGGCTGCTGAACTTCCTGGTGATGGGGAGCCAGAGCCTGGCCAGTTACGACGAATACAAAAAGGTGGAGGTACTGCCCGACGGGTTGTTCAAGGTTACCAACCGGGGCGTCGCCATGCGGCACCGGTTTCAGATCGGCACGATTGTGGGGGACGCGCACATGACTGTAAAATACCAGAAAGGCGGGTACATCGGGACGATCGAGGAGTGGTTTATCTCCAAACTCAACCCCGGCGACGTCTTTACTTTTGCAGGGCGCAACCTGGAATTTATCCGGATCCGGGACATGGTGGCCCAGGTGCGGAATTCCAGCAGGAAAACCTCTAAGGTGCCCAGCTGGATGGGCGGGCGATTGACCCTGTCGAGCGAGATGTCCGAACTGCTCCGGGAAGAACTCTATTCGCACCGCCGGCCGGCCGGGGAGCAATCCCGGGAAATCCGATCCCTGGACGCACTCTTTAAACGGCAGCAACTCGAGAGTATCGTCCCGGGGCCGGACCAGTTCCTGATTGAAACCTTCCAAAGCCGGGAGGGGTACCACCACCTGTTCTACCCCTTTGAAGGACGGTTTGTACACGAGGCCATGGCGAGCTTGCTCAGTTACCGCATCAGCCTGCTGTCCCCGATCACCTTTTCCCTGGCCTACAACGACTACGGCTTTGAGCTCCTGTCCGACCGGGAACTGAATATCGGGGTGATCC
This genomic window from Robiginitalea biformata HTCC2501 contains:
- a CDS encoding ligase-associated DNA damage response DEXH box helicase yields the protein MAGPKHPTGQPPDTDALMAIASDWFKRQGWDPFPFQHKTWAAFMEGRHGLLNAPTGSGKTYALWFPILLEYMRQHPNFRDGHKKGLKAIWITPLRALSREIHQSAERITRDLDIPFEVGIRTGDTSSAERARQRKILPDLLITTPESLQLLLATKGYKKLFADCYAIVVDEWHELLGSKRGVQMELALSRLKTICPALRIWGISATIGNLEQARQVLLGPESGALENSVLIRAQIDKKITVRSIIPDTMETFPWRGHLGLHLLEHVIPIIRNSKTTLLFTNTRGQCEIWFRALLEKHPELAGDIAMHHGSIDKATRNWVEQAIRNESLRAVVCTSSLDLGVDFAPVETVVQIGGPKGVARFLQRAGRSGHRPGRESVIYFLPTHAMELIEASALQQAVRKQAVEDRIPYLASYDVLVQYLTTLAVSDGFLPEEIYREVTGTFCYQAMSREDWEWLLNFLVMGSQSLASYDEYKKVEVLPDGLFKVTNRGVAMRHRFQIGTIVGDAHMTVKYQKGGYIGTIEEWFISKLNPGDVFTFAGRNLEFIRIRDMVAQVRNSSRKTSKVPSWMGGRLTLSSEMSELLREELYSHRRPAGEQSREIRSLDALFKRQQLESIVPGPDQFLIETFQSREGYHHLFYPFEGRFVHEAMASLLSYRISLLSPITFSLAYNDYGFELLSDRELNIGVILDNDLFSPEYLLDDLQKSLNATEMARRKFRDIAVISGLVFTGYPKKGIKMKHLQSNSQLLFEVFRDYEPDHLLFRQAFRETFEHQLEEGRLRKALERISRQEILWKACEKYTPFSFPIITDRLREKLSSEKLADRIRRMTRILTRGGR
- a CDS encoding ligase-associated DNA damage response exonuclease gives rise to the protein MEKPLLEFTDRGIYCPPADVYLDPWKPVDRALISHGHADHSRPGHGRYITHHRNVPIIRHRLGDIRVSGREWGESFTVNGVRFSFHPAGHIIGSSQIRAEYQGEVWVFSGDYKTEDDGLATPYEPVRCHSFITECTFGLPAFKWRPQAEVLGDINAWWARNREGGKTSVLLAYSLGKAQRLLAGLDPDIGRIYTHGAIENMTEVLRPLAGFPETTRVTGETTREELRGNLVLAPPSAHGSTWMRRMVPYEVAAASGWMAFRGARRRRAVDQGFVLSDHCDWQGLLDSIRATGAERVICTHGYAHIFSRFLAENGYDARTEETQYEGETPENDTQVVT
- the fbp gene encoding class 1 fructose-bisphosphatase; translation: MQRKNKTLGEFIIENQQEFQYSTGELSKLINAIRLAAKVVNHEVNKAGLVDILGAAGETNIQGESQQKLDVLANEKFKQTLQNREIVCGIASEEEDDFITINSQDEQHQNKYVVLIDPLDGSSNIDVNVSVGTIFSIYRRVTPIGSPVSLEDFLQPGVNQVAAGYIIYGTSTMLVYTTGHGVNGFTLNPAIGTFYLSHPNMQFPETGRIYSVNEGNYTHFPQGVKDYIKYCQKEEDDRPYTSRYIGSLVSDFHRNMIKGGIYIYPKSSTAFNGKLRLLYECNPMAYLAEQAGGRASDGYRRILEITPTELHQRVPFFCGSRKMVEKAESFMAQYA
- a CDS encoding TerB family tellurite resistance protein; amino-acid sequence: MPILDLYNHSEKRRNLAHFAAIASLAAVDGAVNPAEKEILDRFAQKLNITDAEYKEVMKKENKYPIEAPFEMKKRYERLYDFFRIIFSDHGIDAEEEDLVRKYAIGIGFSSEMADKVLKSSTEIFSGQIPFEDYLLLMERRK
- a CDS encoding ATP-dependent DNA ligase; protein product: MRAFAELIRTLDATNKTNVKVDALSSYFDSAPGPDKVWTIAILSHRRPPRPVNTRLLREWASELAGIPLWLFEESYHIVGDLAETIALVIPQSGNPDSGARSLSDYLEDIVALRGREESGKKAYLQENWQKLGFYERFVLTKFMTGGFRIGISQKLMTRALSQATGIGEDLLAFRLMGNWDPANTSFQELVLQEQQAENQSRPYPFYLAYPVDETPEDLGDPSAWLMEHKWDGIRAQLIVRGGTHFLWSRGEELITGSYPELADLAEALPDGTVIDGEILPYPKGQVGSFNDLQKRLGRKKVTNALLQKIPVILRAYDLLEWKGKDIRDLPYTERRALLDPLIEPLQADPNLPADLSATLEIKDWDAARKERGRARELRSEGLMLKRRASAYGVGRKKGDWWKWKVDPFTVDAVLTYAMRGHGRRSNLFTDYTFALWADTENGRELVTFAKAYSGLTDAEFRQVDAWIKRNTLERFGPVRSVKPEHVFEIAFEGIARSGRHKSGFATRFPRIVRWRKDKPISEANTLAELENMIP